CGGGGGGAGCGCTCGACATGCTCGTCTCTTGGCTTTTCCTGCTCGCCAGTCTCTGGGGCGGGTGGTTCACGTACAACGCCTTCTGGCCGATCCGGGACCGCAGGCGCGGCTCGGTCTTGAGCTTCTTCGCGGGATGGCCCACGGCGGAGTTCGCCCTCCACCACCTCGTCTGGCAGGTGGCCGCGACACTCGTCTTTGCGGCGCTCGGTGCGTTCGAGTACTGGCCCGGACAGCTCGGGTTCGGACTCTGCCTCGTCTCGTGGTACGGTCTCGTGCTGTGCTATGGCCGGCACGGGGAAGCCGGCACGGCGGTCGAGAAGGCCCTGCGCGAGAGCCTGGGCGAGGACTACGAGAAACAAATCCGGGCGGAGTTCCGGGCGAAGTTCTCCCGGGGCATTCCCTGGAAACGCCTGGTTTTTCCCTTCCCCGTCGTGCCGCGAGACGTCGAGCGGATCCGCGACATCCCGTACGCGCGCGCTGCCGGCCTCCAGTTGAAACTGGACGTCTACCGCCCGCGATGGCGGCCCGAAGGCTGCCCCACCCTCCTCCAGATCCACGGTGGGGCGTGGATCGTCGGCAGCAAGAACGAGCAGGGACTACCACTCATGACCCACCTGGCGTCGCACGGATGGGTTTGCGTCGCCGCCAACTACCGCCTGAGCCCCCACGCGACCTTCCCGGACCATCTCGTCGACCTCAAGCGGGCGATTCGGTGGATCCGGGAGCAGGGACCCGCGTACGGTGCCGACCCGGAGTTCCTCGTGGTCACCGGAGGGTCGGCCGGAGGGCATCTCGCGGCGCTCGTGGCACTCACGGCCAACGACCCCGAGTACCAACCCGGCTTCGAAAACGTGGACACGCGGGTCCGCGCCGCCGTCCCGTTCTACGGAGTGTACGACTTCCGCAACCGTTTCGGCCACTGGCGACACGACGGGCTAGCCGAACTTCTCGAACGACAGGTGCTGAAAGCGGCACCGGAGGAAAACCCGGAGGCCTACCGGAAAGCGTCTCCGATCGACCGAATCCACCCGGACGCCCCGCCGTTTTTCGTGATCCACGGAGACCTGGACACGCTCGTTCCGGTGGACGACGCGAGGCGCTTCGTCGAAGAGTTGCGCAAAGTGTCCCGCAACCCCGTCGTCTACGCCGAAATTCCGGGAGCGCAGCACGCCTTCGACATGTTCTATTCCTGGAGAACGTCCCTCGTCGTCGAAGGCGTGGAGCGGTTCCTCACGTGGGTCTACAGCCGGTACCTCGAGGAAAGGGCCACCGAGGGCGCCCGAGCGAACACCGGCGAAGCGAGAACCGCGCACGCTGAGTTGACGCCGACGCTAAGACGAGAAACGGAGGCGTTTCTCCTGCTTCGCTGTTAGGCCGGCCGGCGCGAGAAGCGTGTTCCACCGTCTCGCTAGGAGGGTTTTTTTATCGACGGGTTTCGGTAGGAAGCCATCGCAACCCAACTCCTGCGTGCGGGTTGCCCGAGCCAGGCATGTGTGCGCTCACGGCGCCACGGGCAGGTCGGCGAATGTGCCTGTAGCGCTCTTCCCCCCGAAGGTAAGACGATCAGCTCGTTGCCGGAGATTCCCGGCATAGCCAGATCCGTAAGGATCAAGTCGAACGCTGTACTTCTCGAGCTTCCGCTTGGCATCCTGCGGTCCCCAGGCCGGAACGACCCGGTGCCCGGCCTGCTCGAGAATGAGCTGGAAGATGTGCAGGTGGCTCGGATCGTCCTCTACGACCAGAATGGTGGCCATCGGCCACTCGCTCTCGCATTCGGCGTGCCACGGCATCTTCTTCTCTTGCGCATGGCAAACGCGATGTTCTGCGCTGCCCCGGTGTCCAGAAGCTGTTCTAGGCCCGTGCAGAAATGAACAAGGGCACGGTGGAAGCCCCCGGACCGAGCGTCCCTTGCACCCGGGAACCTTCCCTTGCTAGAGGCTCCCGGGAGAAGGGAGGTGAGTCCATGCCCCTCGATCCCACCGCCAAAGCCATCCTCGACCAGATCGCCCCACCCGGGGCGCCGCCTCTCCACTCGCTCTCTCCCCAGGAGGCTCGGGAGGCTTTCCGCGCGCTCCGGGCGCTGCAGCCTTCGACGCCCGTGGAGGTGGAAAGCCACGACCGGACGATCCCGGGGCCCGGAGGGTCGATTCCCGTTCGGCTCTACAGGCCGGACCGGTCCGGTCGGCTGCCGGCTCTCGTCTACTTTCACGGCGGCGGCTGGGTCATCGGAGACCTGGAGTCGCACGACAACGTGTGCCGCGCCCTCTCGAAAGGAGCACGGTGCCTCGTCGTTTCCGTAGACTACCGGCTCGCCCCCGAAAACCCCTTTCCTGCCGCCGTCGACGACGCCTTCGCCGCCACGAAATGGGTGCATGCGAACGCGGCGGAAATCGGAGCGGACCCCGAGAGGCTGGCCGTGGGCGGTGACAGCGCAGGGGGCAATCTCGCGGCTGTCGTGGCTCTCAGGGCGCGGGACGAGGGCGGACCCCCGCTGCGCTTCCAGCTTCTCGTCTACCCGGTCACGGACAGCCGCTTCGACTGGCCCTCCTACCGGGAGAACGGGGAGGGTTATCTCCTGACGCTCGACGCGATGCGGTGGTTCTGGAGTCTTTACGTGCCCGACGAGAAGCAGAGGACGCATCCTTTCGTCGCCCCCCTTCGAGCTCCCGACCACCGGAACCTGCCACCGGCCCACGTGATCACGGCGGAGTTCGACCCCCTGCGCGACGAGGGGGAAGCCTATGCCGAGAAGCTGCGGGCCGCGGGCGTTCCGGCCACCGTGCACCGGTTCGCCGGCATGTTCCACGGCTTTTTCAGCATGGACGCCGTGCTCCCGGCCGCCCGGGAAGCGATCGCGGAAGCCGCCCGCGCCCTCGAGAAAGCCTGGTCGCCCTGACGGGGTCGCAACGCCGGGTTCGGAGCGACGGGAAAACGCATCTTCGCAAAGCGCATCTTCGCAAGGACCCGAGCCCTTTTCATCCTTTCCAGTTCGAGACGTCCACACCGAGAGCCTCGATGCCGCGCAAGACACGCTCGGGGTCCAGGGAGACGGGCGCCCAGTCGTACTTCCACATGCGATTTTCGGCGGTTCCGGAGACGAAACGGCGCGCCTGCTCGAGGGTGAAGAGCACCCCACGACGGCACACCTGTCGCTCGTATCGCTCCGCGTGGGACGCGTCCGCGACGAAGTTCATGCTGTCGCACATGGACACGATGTTCGTCTTGTTCCAGTCCCGGGGGCTCGTGCTCACGTGCACCAGCGTGGAGGCCGGTGTGGCGGAGAGAACCTCGCCGTCCCGCGTCACGAGCCGCAACGGTTCGAGACAGCAAACGCAGTAGGAATCCAGGACGACCTCTTTTCCGGCGAAGGGCGGCATCTTCGAGAGCGCGATCGATTCCATCGCGCAGCCCGCGTAGGAGTGGAAGCGGCCGCCGAGGAGCACGCGCACGGGCGTCGGGTAGGCCGAAAACGGCTGCATCTTCAGGACGGGATAGTTCTGGCTTTCCAGGTCGACGACGCAAACGAGACCCAGGTCGAGCTCTTTGTACGCGTCGACGATCCGATCACGGGGGAGACCCGTGGCTTCGTGTACCTCGCGCAGGTTCGGCGGGCGCCCCTCCGCGCACCAGTACTCGTAGAGAAACTGCCGAACCCGGAGGGCATCGTCGCTGAAAGAAAACGCGGGAACCTTCTGCGGCACGGTTTTTCCCTCCTACGAGTCGTGTCCCGGCGCGCGAAGGCACCGGGTCTCGCCAAGGTCGTGAAGAATACCTCCTACGCGGGCCGAGGCCACGGACTCCCTCGGATTCTCCCGGAGGCGATCCGGGCGATCCGAGGTTTTCCGAACCGGCACCGAAGCGGCCCGTCCTGCGGCAAGTGGTGACGAGTGGCGGAAGACCGAGGCCATCGCGCTGGACTCCCGGAGTCCTACTCCGAACCGAGCATCGAGCGGAGCGTCGCGGCGAACGACGCCGGCTCGAGCGGGTCCGGGATCTCGACGAGGTCGCGCACGCCGAACTCCACGAGCCCCACGCGCCCCCGCTCGACCCGGAACACCCGCCCGGTGATCCCCGACGCCCATTCGCCCGCCAGAAAGACGACGAAACGGGCGACGCTCTCGGGCTCCAGGGACGGGTCGGTCTCGTGCCCGAGAACCTCCGCCGACATCCTCGTCCGGGCGAGCGGGGAGATGGCGTTGCACCGCACTCCCCGCTCCCGCCCCTCTTCCGCCACCACGCGCGTCAAACTCAGGATACCGCCCTTGGCCGCCGCGTAGTTCGCCGTGCCGGGGTAAACTCCCGCGTAGGCCGCACCCGACGTCACGTTCACGATCGAGCCGCTCTCGACGCCGCCGGGCCAGGACCGCAGGAACTCGCGGCAGCAGAGGAACGTGCCGCGTAGATGGACGTCGAGAACCCGATCCCAGTCCTCCTCTTCCATTTCCACGAGGGGCCGGCTCCGAACCACGCCGGCGTTGTTGACGAGGATGTCGACCCGCCCCCAGGCAGCTCGGGCCTGCCCGAAAAGGCTCCGGACCCCTTCGGCGTTCGCGACGCTCTCGACGTGGAAGAGCGCCTCGCCCCCGGAATTGCGGATCTCCCGGGCGACGCTTTCGGCAGGATGGGCGGAACCGCCGCTCCCGTCGACTTCCACCCCCGCATCGTTCACGAGAACGCGGGCACCCGCACGCGCCAGTGCGTGGGCGTAGGCCCGGCCGAGCCCGCGTCCGCCGCCCGTCACCACGGCCACCTTGCCCCGGAGCGACACTTCCACGGCCCGTGGCCATAACCCGGACTCTACCGCGACTGCAAGCGCCATCACGACGAGAAAAACGCGACGACGCCGACCGGCCAGAGGTAGTAGGCGAAGACATGGAAGCGGTCCTGTTCGACCAGTCGAAGGATCGCCGCGACGGCAGCGTACCCGCACACGGCGGCCACCCAGAATCCCGCGACGTAGGGAAGCCAGGGAATCTCCACGAAGGCCGGGGCGTCCGCCCAGGTGAGCCACGTGGCTCCCAGGACGGCGGGAACCGACACGAGGAGAGAAAAGCGGGCGGCGAGTCCGCGCTCGAAGCCCAGGAGCAAGGCGACCGCAATGGTCGTACCGGAACGGGAAAGGCCCGGAAGGACGGCCAGTCCCTGTGCCATGCCGAGCAAAAGAGCATCCGCGACTCCGACACTCTCGATGCTTTTCCGTCCCGACGACCCCCGACCGAGATAGAGCACGAACCCCGTCACCACGAGCATCGCGGCCACGAAACGCGGCCGCGTGACGGCATCGAGAAACCAGTGGTGGATCGCCCAGCCGAGCAGCGCCGTCGGTACGTTGGCGAGCACGAGGAGTGTCACCGCGCGCCGCTCGGAACCCGCGAACGGACCAGCCGCCCCGGACCCGCGACCCACGCAGCCGCGCAGGAGTGCCGCCACCTCCTTCCGGAAATAGACGAGGACGGAAAACACCGTGGCGAGATGCAAGAGTACGTCGAAGCGAAGGTCGATTTCGGAAGCTCCGAGCCAGGTCTGCGCGAGGAGCAAGTGTCCGGAGGAGGAGACCGGCAGGAACTCCGTGGCGGCCTGGACGAGAGCGAGCAGGATCGCTTCGGGCAGATCCACCGGAGGGCGCCTCCCGACCGTTCCCAGCGGCCCCCGCCGCTTACCCCGCGGCCCTTCGACACCGCTCCCACTCGGCCGCGGAGGAAACGATTTCCTCGAGGCTCGAGTGCGAGCACTTCCAGCCGAGCGTCCGCTCGAGGGCGGCCGGATCGGCCACGAGAGTCGGCGGATCCCCGGGCCGACGCGGGAGGATCTCCACCTCGGGCTTTTTCCCGAGGGAAGCACCCACGGCCTCGATCACTTCGAGGACCGTGTGCCCCCTACCCGTGCCCACGTTCCAGCTTTTTCCCCCGAGTCGGTCGGCCGCCTCGATACCGAGCACGTGCACTTCGGCGAGGTCGAGCACGTGGACGTAGTCGCGCACGCAGGTTCCGTCTCTGGTCGGGTAATCGTTGCCGTAGACCTGCGCCTTGCGTCCGTCGAGCACGGCCCGGACCACGCGGGGAACGAGGTG
This Candidatus Binatia bacterium DNA region includes the following protein-coding sequences:
- the uppP gene encoding undecaprenyl-diphosphatase, with protein sequence MDLPEAILLALVQAATEFLPVSSSGHLLLAQTWLGASEIDLRFDVLLHLATVFSVLVYFRKEVAALLRGCVGRGSGAAGPFAGSERRAVTLLVLANVPTALLGWAIHHWFLDAVTRPRFVAAMLVVTGFVLYLGRGSSGRKSIESVGVADALLLGMAQGLAVLPGLSRSGTTIAVALLLGFERGLAARFSLLVSVPAVLGATWLTWADAPAFVEIPWLPYVAGFWVAAVCGYAAVAAILRLVEQDRFHVFAYYLWPVGVVAFFSS
- a CDS encoding alpha/beta hydrolase; amino-acid sequence: MLVSWLFLLASLWGGWFTYNAFWPIRDRRRGSVLSFFAGWPTAEFALHHLVWQVAATLVFAALGAFEYWPGQLGFGLCLVSWYGLVLCYGRHGEAGTAVEKALRESLGEDYEKQIRAEFRAKFSRGIPWKRLVFPFPVVPRDVERIRDIPYARAAGLQLKLDVYRPRWRPEGCPTLLQIHGGAWIVGSKNEQGLPLMTHLASHGWVCVAANYRLSPHATFPDHLVDLKRAIRWIREQGPAYGADPEFLVVTGGSAGGHLAALVALTANDPEYQPGFENVDTRVRAAVPFYGVYDFRNRFGHWRHDGLAELLERQVLKAAPEENPEAYRKASPIDRIHPDAPPFFVIHGDLDTLVPVDDARRFVEELRKVSRNPVVYAEIPGAQHAFDMFYSWRTSLVVEGVERFLTWVYSRYLEERATEGARANTGEARTAHAELTPTLRRETEAFLLLRC
- a CDS encoding putative lipase/esterase, with amino-acid sequence MPLDPTAKAILDQIAPPGAPPLHSLSPQEAREAFRALRALQPSTPVEVESHDRTIPGPGGSIPVRLYRPDRSGRLPALVYFHGGGWVIGDLESHDNVCRALSKGARCLVVSVDYRLAPENPFPAAVDDAFAATKWVHANAAEIGADPERLAVGGDSAGGNLAAVVALRARDEGGPPLRFQLLVYPVTDSRFDWPSYRENGEGYLLTLDAMRWFWSLYVPDEKQRTHPFVAPLRAPDHRNLPPAHVITAEFDPLRDEGEAYAEKLRAAGVPATVHRFAGMFHGFFSMDAVLPAAREAIAEAARALEKAWSP